DNA from Babylonia areolata isolate BAREFJ2019XMU chromosome 35, ASM4173473v1, whole genome shotgun sequence:
CAACTGGATGCCTGTACTGCAGCAGTACAGCTTTTTACATATACGCTTTATTTCACTAAATCTAAGTaatctttctttgattttgattttaaaTCAAACAACCTAAAATGCTGTACATGTAACTCGGGGGAAAAATATGAATATATCATCCCCCCCGGGCCCCTCTCACCTTTTCCCTCGTTACCCGTATGTGCTTAATTACCTGGGCACAGACTTGCCCGAAGACAGCATGATTCAGAGTTAGTATTCATTTCCcaaatagggggagggggggggggggggggggggggtgcatgttgacATGTGCAGTTTACACGATACTGCAAATCTGTCTTTCGTATAAAAACAAGCACCGATATAATGAATTTTATGCATTTGAAGATTATATTATTTCCACTGATTTTGTATTGTACATATTTTTTAAATCTCTGGTccaaatcattcacacacacacacacacacacacacacacaccacgatcttgtttagaaaatgtatctagaaatcgatttaagaaatagattcaaataatcaatattaccaatgttgtgtaaacacaaagaatgcagctaatcccaaacattttctgaattggacaccagcagcacattcaagacaaattacaagtataatgtacagaattcgtttaaatgcctttcgtacaaaattttctaaaaatatcaaatgtatatgcggtaagcaaataactaagtcatctactcattcattgtccgagcataagacagttaattcctaaagatgtagttgatgacttttcttccaatatttcattagccactgaaaagattttgaatgattattcattgcttagaatgttttcggaaattttaaactccagtccagttggtatcctcctttgatgtatcataattaatgttatttatatttacattgttgtaggttaatacttgttgatatgcatatacatattctccttcccatgacacctcattcaatacacaccacaatctctttagacctttttcttataatatacttttcctctgatacataacatgaatacttttttacactaatattcacatgcattccctttcctttatccacttctttactcctttccgtctaaaaacacttatagtgaatagacgttaaactgaagataaaacaccaCGATCTCGAGATGTAGGGAATATAAAATTATAAGAGAAATGTGGACATGGGAGGGTGGCAGAACGTTAAATGATACACGAATGATGATGTTATGTATGGGTAATTATCGCGCCCATCCTCGCCCATTCAACATTGAACGTGTATGACCTTGTTTATCAGTCATGCTCCGTTTTCTGTggtgtgcatgttcttgtttcagGACGAGACTAAAACGcaagaaaggggacattttggccgctaaaATGTCCgtaggggacattatgaacgatGAGAAAGTTCCCGGGGGAATTTCCAGCGGTGAACTTGTCCAAAGGGACGTTCCCAGGGGAGGCAATAATCTGCAGAACCAAgcgaaagaatatatatatatatatatatatatgtatatatatatatatttttttttttataccatttTTTTGGTATGCAGCACAACATGTGTaacatgaacaaaaaagaaaagaaaaaaggtgtacAAACATCGCACATATAATGAAGCTCATGTCATTATTTCAAATgttaaagtttttgttgttgtacatgtATCGATTGATCTTTCGATTTTAAACAGACAAAATCTTGggaagacaaccacacacactcagaggaaggtaaagagaaaggaagggatttaaacagagaaagggggagagagagggagggagagagggagggggagggagggagagggacaaagagggagggagggagggagaaagagcgagagagagagggagggagacaagacaaattctttatttcgaggataatagataagcactggtgggTTTCTTTTACattcagtccccgccctgaataaggtctacactgcacaatatttagtaaaatgaaagcatggtgttagtagagatacataacagaggaaaaatatataaaaaatcaaaacaaaacaacaaccacacgctcgcacgcacgcacacacacacacacacacacacacacacacatggcatacaggcattAGCATGGTATTAGTAAACATCCTCATGGGTGACTTCAATGCCAAAATCGGACAAGACAACACGGGATGCGAGGAAGTGATGGGAAGACACGGATTAGGAGAGATGAACGAGAATGGCGAGAGATTTGCAGACTTCTGTGCTATCAACAATCTGGTAATCGGTGGCAGCATTTTCCCCCACAAAAGAGTACACAAGGCCACCTGGGTATCTCCAAATCATGTGactgagaaccagatcgaccatatCTGCATGGCCAAGAAATTCAGGAGATCTCTACAGGATGTAAGGGTGAAAAGAGGAGCAGACGTTGCATCTGACCACCACCTTTTGGTAGCCAGGCTGAAGCTAAAGCTGAAGAAGAACTGGATGGAAGCAACAACAAAGAGGCAGAAGTACAACATCAGCCTGCTGAAAGATACAAAGATAAACGAAGAATTCAAGCTGTCCCTCACCAAGTACCAAGTACTACAAGAACTGCTTGAAGAAGAGACTGACATCGAGAGCCAGtggcagaaagtgaaagagacactgaCGTCAACTTGTCAGGAAGTAGTGGGCCCCAAGAGACACCAACAGAAGGAATGGATATCGGCAGTCACACTGGGCAAGATCgagaagagaaagcagaagaaagcaGCAGTAAACAACAGCCGGACAAGAGCAGCAAAGGCCAAGGCACAAGCAGACTTCACAGAAGCCAACAGAGAAGTCAAGAGGAGCGCAAGAACAGACAAGCGCAAGTACATCGACAGCCTGGCAGAGGAAGCCGAGGAAGCAGCAGCCAGTAACAACATGAAGCTGCTGTATGACACCACTAAGAAACTCTCAGGGAAGTACAGCAGGCCTGAGCGACCAGTCaaagacaagaaaggaaacaCCATCCTGGGAACAGAGGGACAACTGAACAGATGGGCAGAGCACTTTGAAGAACTCCTAAACAGACCCGTCCCTTCAAACCCCCCGGACATCGACCCTGCTGATAGAGACCTAGACATCAACTGTGAGCGACCAACCAGGGAGGAGATCAGGAAAGTCATCAAAATGCTGAGGAATGGCAAGGCAGCAGGACCGGACAACATCCCAGCAGAAGCACTCAAGGCAGATCTGGAGACCACGGTAGAAATGCTGTACCCTCTCTTTGAGAAGatttgggaagaggaggaagtaccATCAGACTGGAAGGAGGGCTACCTCATCAAGCTAcccaagaaaggagacctcagcaaCTGTGC
Protein-coding regions in this window:
- the LOC143278001 gene encoding uncharacterized protein LOC143278001, giving the protein MVLVNILMGDFNAKIGQDNTGCEEVMGRHGLGEMNENGERFADFCAINNLVIGGSIFPHKRVHKATWVSPNHVTENQIDHICMAKKFRRSLQDVRVKRGADVASDHHLLVARLKLKLKKNWMEATTKRQKYNISLLKDTKINEEFKLSLTKYQVLQELLEEETDIESQWQKVKETLTSTCQEVVGPKRHQQKEWISAVTLGKIEKRKQKKAAVNNSRTRAAKAKAQADFTEANREVKRSARTDKRKYIDSLAEEAEEAAASNNMKLLYDTTKKLSGKYSRPERPVKDKKGNTILGTEGQLNRWAEHFEELLNRPVPSNPPDIDPADRDLDINCERPTREEIRKVIKMLRNGKAAGPDNIPAEALKADLETTVEMLYPLFEKIWEEEEVPSDWKEGYLIKLPKKGDLSNCANYRGITLLQCQEKSLTGSSSRE